A part of Nitrospira sp. genomic DNA contains:
- the ccsA gene encoding cytochrome c biogenesis protein CcsA, with amino-acid sequence MSTGINWAKYSSPQALYPLAGRLIPWFSVVAVALMGVGLYMGFFVAPTDFQQGESYRIIFIHVPAAWMSMFLYVVMAVWAGIGLGLNVRPSFMMAQAIAPTGAMFTFLALLTGAMWGKPTWGAWWVWDARLTSELILLFQYAGVMLLRTSIDDVRRADRSSAVFALVGVVNVPIIYFSVQWWNTLHQGASVSMSTGSKMAATMLIAMLLMTLAFWMYSIAVILARVRCIMAERESLPAWEEKPVAIRKVAEAR; translated from the coding sequence ATGAGCACTGGTATCAATTGGGCCAAATATTCCTCTCCCCAGGCTCTCTATCCCCTAGCCGGACGACTCATTCCCTGGTTTTCTGTGGTGGCTGTGGCTCTGATGGGGGTGGGGCTCTACATGGGATTTTTCGTCGCCCCCACAGATTTTCAGCAAGGTGAATCGTATCGAATCATCTTTATCCATGTTCCAGCCGCCTGGATGTCGATGTTCTTGTACGTGGTGATGGCGGTCTGGGCTGGTATCGGGTTGGGGCTCAATGTCCGGCCTTCTTTTATGATGGCTCAAGCCATCGCCCCTACGGGCGCGATGTTTACCTTTCTGGCCCTGTTAACGGGAGCCATGTGGGGAAAGCCGACCTGGGGGGCCTGGTGGGTGTGGGATGCCAGGCTGACATCTGAGCTGATCTTACTGTTTCAGTATGCAGGGGTGATGCTCCTGCGGACCTCGATCGACGATGTGCGTCGGGCTGATCGGTCGAGTGCGGTCTTCGCCTTGGTCGGTGTCGTCAACGTTCCGATCATCTATTTTTCAGTGCAATGGTGGAATACGTTGCACCAAGGTGCATCCGTCAGCATGTCGACAGGGTCGAAAATGGCGGCAACCATGCTCATCGCTATGCTGCTCATGACTCTGGCATTTTGGATGTATAGCATAGCCGTCATTCTCGCTCGGGTGCGATGTATAATGGCTGAACGGGAATCGTTGCCGGCATGGGAAGAAAAGCCGGTCGCGATTCGGAAGGTAGCGGAGGCTCGCTGA
- the ccmD gene encoding heme exporter protein CcmD, with translation MQWGSASEFFAMGGYGVYVWTSYVVTALCLLWEVLALWRRRAAARAEHRAMLLGGSDETAA, from the coding sequence ATGCAGTGGGGGAGCGCGTCGGAATTTTTTGCGATGGGCGGGTATGGAGTCTATGTCTGGACCTCGTATGTCGTCACGGCACTGTGTCTCTTGTGGGAAGTACTGGCTTTGTGGCGTCGACGGGCGGCGGCTCGTGCCGAACATCGTGCGATGTTGCTAGGAGGCAGTGATGAAACCGCGGCATAA
- the ccmA gene encoding cytochrome c biogenesis heme-transporting ATPase CcmA, translated as MLQAVTLSCRRGERRLFSDLTVKVEPGTLLAIVGENGSGKTSLLRIFSSLLPPEDGSVLWEGEDIQQLKELYSGQLTYIGHLNGIKDDLTPLENLMSAMALAGEVCSQTEAQTALEAIGLKRPIHRLPSKVLSQGQKRRVALARLWLSTRPLWLLDEPFTSLDAASTGIVTQRLHAHLQRGGLGVLVTHQEVGLPADRLQRLRLTG; from the coding sequence ATGTTGCAAGCGGTCACACTCAGTTGCCGACGTGGGGAACGTCGCCTATTTTCCGATCTCACTGTCAAAGTCGAGCCAGGAACGCTTCTGGCCATCGTCGGAGAGAACGGCAGCGGGAAAACCAGTCTGCTGCGCATCTTTTCCAGCCTTTTGCCGCCGGAAGACGGTTCGGTACTCTGGGAGGGCGAGGACATTCAGCAACTCAAGGAACTATACTCCGGGCAATTGACCTATATCGGGCATCTCAATGGGATTAAGGACGATCTCACGCCGCTGGAAAATCTGATGAGTGCCATGGCGCTAGCCGGTGAAGTCTGCTCGCAAACCGAGGCGCAAACAGCCTTGGAAGCGATCGGTCTCAAACGCCCCATTCATCGGCTCCCGTCAAAAGTGTTGTCGCAGGGGCAGAAGCGCCGGGTTGCCTTGGCGCGTCTTTGGCTTTCCACGAGACCGTTATGGCTGCTGGACGAACCCTTCACATCGCTGGATGCGGCCTCGACAGGCATCGTAACACAACGTCTTCACGCGCATTTGCAGCGGGGTGGACTCGGAGTCCTGGTCACGCATCAGGAGGTGGGTCTTCCAGCAGACCGGTTACAACGGCTGAGGCTGACTGGATGA
- the ccmB gene encoding heme exporter protein CcmB translates to MSRSSMWGAIGGIVRRDLLLAMRRRSDAAMSVFFLVIVVSLFPLGVGPEPAVLRTIGPGVLWVAALLACLLSLARVFTADYGDGTLEQMVLVPQPLAFLVVGKVFAHWVISGLPIVLLSPLLGLQFGLSGESLGVLVMSLLLGTPTLSMIGAIGAALVLGVRGSGLLVALLVLPLYVPVLIFGAGAVTSSMAGIGGEANLSLLGACLVLSLFLAPWATAVALRIALE, encoded by the coding sequence ATGAGTCGTTCCAGCATGTGGGGTGCCATCGGCGGAATCGTCCGGCGGGATCTGTTGTTGGCTATGCGCCGTCGATCGGACGCTGCGATGTCGGTCTTCTTTTTAGTCATTGTGGTCAGCCTCTTTCCTTTAGGTGTTGGGCCGGAACCGGCGGTCCTGCGGACGATCGGCCCCGGAGTACTCTGGGTCGCGGCGTTACTGGCCTGCCTGTTGTCCTTAGCGCGGGTGTTTACGGCTGACTATGGGGACGGTACGTTGGAACAGATGGTCCTGGTCCCCCAACCGTTGGCGTTCTTGGTGGTCGGGAAAGTGTTTGCGCACTGGGTCATCTCCGGACTCCCGATCGTCTTATTGTCGCCGTTGCTCGGCCTTCAATTTGGTTTGAGCGGAGAATCGCTGGGAGTGCTCGTGATGTCGCTCTTGCTTGGGACGCCGACGTTGAGTATGATTGGTGCGATCGGCGCCGCGTTAGTCCTTGGCGTTCGTGGGAGTGGTCTACTGGTTGCCCTCCTGGTGCTTCCACTCTATGTTCCAGTCTTGATTTTTGGGGCCGGCGCCGTGACCAGCAGCATGGCCGGGATCGGCGGAGAAGCAAACTTGTCACTACTCGGGGCCTGCCTGGTATTGTCTCTCTTTCTCGCACCGTGGGCCACGGCGGTCGCGTTGCGTATCGCGTTGGAGTAA
- a CDS encoding DUF1269 domain-containing protein, with the protein MSDLVCIAFKDSSTADRVLNELRAMETEYILDLEDAVIVVRDMDGKVHLKQCVDVFGGATTQGVALGVLWGGLMGLLFMNPLAGLLGSLAGGAGGGAITVAASEFGLLSDYGIPDNFIRSLGSTIGRGASAIFLLIRSADQEKVLSRVSQHEGTILKTSLSPEQEDKLRSALTRQHEQTTSKK; encoded by the coding sequence ATGAGTGATCTCGTCTGTATTGCATTCAAAGACTCGAGTACGGCTGATCGGGTGCTGAACGAACTTCGAGCAATGGAAACTGAGTACATCCTGGATCTAGAGGACGCGGTCATCGTCGTTCGTGATATGGACGGCAAAGTCCATTTGAAACAGTGCGTCGATGTCTTCGGAGGAGCCACAACTCAGGGCGTGGCGCTCGGCGTATTGTGGGGAGGATTGATGGGACTTTTGTTTATGAATCCCCTGGCGGGTCTACTGGGCAGCCTCGCGGGTGGTGCGGGTGGCGGGGCTATCACCGTCGCCGCCAGTGAGTTCGGCCTCCTCAGTGATTATGGGATCCCGGACAATTTTATTCGATCCTTGGGGAGTACCATCGGACGAGGGGCCTCTGCGATCTTTCTCCTCATTCGCAGCGCTGATCAAGAGAAGGTACTGAGCAGGGTGTCACAGCACGAGGGAACGATTCTCAAGACCTCACTCAGTCCCGAACAGGAGGACAAACTACGATCGGCTCTCACCCGACAGCACGAGCAAACGACGAGCAAGAAATAG
- a CDS encoding DsbE family thiol:disulfide interchange protein gives MNRFLLPLSIFVVVVGFLGVGLTLNPREIPSPLIGKAAPEFSQPQLYEPEKTFSPADLKGKVWLLNFWASWCSGCKTEHPVLMELAKSGQVPIYGIDYKDQRDEAVGWLQRWGNPYPVVGVDEAGRVGINYGVYGVPETYVIDKQGMIRYKQIGPLDPDTVAKKILPLVQQLESQ, from the coding sequence ATGAATCGATTTCTGTTACCATTGTCCATCTTTGTCGTGGTCGTCGGATTTTTGGGTGTCGGGCTCACACTCAATCCGCGTGAAATTCCCTCTCCCTTGATCGGGAAAGCGGCTCCCGAATTCTCTCAGCCTCAACTATACGAGCCGGAGAAAACATTCTCCCCAGCTGATCTCAAAGGCAAGGTTTGGCTGCTCAATTTTTGGGCCTCCTGGTGCAGTGGCTGTAAGACCGAGCACCCGGTGTTGATGGAACTGGCCAAGTCAGGGCAGGTGCCGATCTACGGAATAGATTATAAGGATCAACGGGATGAAGCGGTAGGTTGGTTGCAGCGATGGGGCAATCCCTATCCTGTGGTCGGTGTGGATGAGGCAGGACGAGTCGGGATCAACTACGGGGTCTACGGAGTTCCGGAAACCTATGTCATCGATAAACAGGGAATGATTCGGTATAAACAAATCGGTCCGTTGGATCCAGACACCGTAGCCAAGAAGATTCTTCCCCTTGTGCAGCAACTTGAATCGCAATGA
- a CDS encoding heme lyase CcmF/NrfE family subunit: MIPEIGHFALILALCVAIVQGSLPIYGAAVGNSALMAIARPAARAQFLLVFIAFCSLGYAFAEKDFSVLYVAATSNSQLPLHYRLAAIWGAHEGSLLLWTFILTWWMFAVTLFSKHLPETMRSRILGVMGLVSVGFLLFMLTVSNPFERLIPAAVEGRDLNPLLQDPGMVVHPPMLYMGYVGFSVAFAFAIAALLGGNLDAAWARWSRPWTTVAWCFLTVGIAMGSGWAYYELGWGGWWFWDPVENASFMPWLAGTALVHSLAVTDKRGGFKVWTVLLAIMAFSLSLLGTFLVRSGVLTSVHAFATDPKRGTFILAFLAIVIGGSLALYAWRAPRVGLGGSFSMLSREGMLLANNVLLIAAMGSVLLGTLYPLFLDALDLGKISVGPPYFDSVFAPLMAPAIFLMGIGPLVQWKKAELPDLAQRLKWAFGVSVITALVLPFVMGKWTPLLSLGLLLAIWIVTTAVVTLRDRLSHVTGNSLADRMGGISCSYWGMLLAHVGVAVFIVGVTMVKGYETESDVRMNVGETAMIGGYTFRFDGTEDVVGPNYTAARGTFHVSRDGRDTTVLYPEKRRYTVQNQVMTEAAIDPGLLRDLYVSLGEPLDEGAWSVRLYHKPFVDWIWGGCFIMALGGVLAISDRRYRLAWRKEKEPEVAPVTRTARRKVA, translated from the coding sequence ATGATTCCAGAAATCGGTCACTTTGCATTGATTCTCGCACTCTGCGTGGCCATCGTGCAGGGAAGCCTGCCCATCTATGGTGCCGCGGTCGGAAATTCAGCGCTGATGGCCATTGCCAGGCCTGCGGCGCGTGCCCAATTCTTGTTGGTCTTTATCGCATTTTGTAGTCTCGGGTACGCATTTGCCGAAAAAGATTTCTCCGTGCTGTATGTCGCAGCCACGTCTAATTCGCAGCTCCCGCTGCATTATCGACTCGCTGCGATCTGGGGCGCACACGAAGGATCGCTTCTTCTATGGACCTTCATCCTGACCTGGTGGATGTTCGCCGTTACGCTGTTTTCGAAGCATCTTCCTGAAACCATGCGCTCGCGCATTCTTGGTGTGATGGGCCTTGTCAGTGTCGGGTTTCTGTTGTTCATGTTGACCGTCTCCAATCCGTTTGAACGACTCATTCCTGCGGCAGTTGAGGGACGAGATCTTAATCCGCTCTTGCAGGACCCCGGCATGGTCGTGCATCCCCCGATGCTCTATATGGGCTATGTTGGCTTCTCGGTCGCGTTTGCATTTGCGATTGCCGCATTGTTGGGAGGCAATCTTGATGCCGCTTGGGCTCGTTGGTCGCGTCCGTGGACCACTGTGGCCTGGTGTTTTTTGACCGTCGGTATTGCCATGGGAAGTGGCTGGGCCTACTACGAGTTGGGATGGGGGGGATGGTGGTTTTGGGACCCGGTAGAGAATGCGTCATTCATGCCCTGGTTGGCTGGGACGGCGTTGGTTCATTCGCTGGCCGTGACCGATAAACGAGGCGGGTTCAAGGTCTGGACGGTGTTGCTGGCCATCATGGCCTTTTCCTTAAGTTTGCTCGGGACGTTTCTCGTCCGATCCGGTGTGTTGACGTCCGTGCACGCCTTCGCCACCGACCCAAAGCGGGGTACGTTCATCCTGGCATTCTTGGCCATTGTCATCGGGGGGTCGTTAGCACTGTATGCGTGGCGGGCTCCGCGTGTCGGATTAGGGGGAAGTTTTTCGATGCTGTCGAGAGAGGGTATGCTCCTCGCGAACAACGTATTGTTGATTGCGGCGATGGGGTCGGTCCTATTGGGAACGTTATATCCGTTGTTCTTAGATGCATTGGATCTCGGCAAGATCTCCGTCGGCCCTCCGTATTTCGACTCCGTCTTCGCCCCTTTGATGGCTCCCGCGATCTTTCTGATGGGGATTGGTCCCTTGGTCCAATGGAAGAAGGCCGAATTGCCTGATTTGGCACAGCGGCTCAAGTGGGCCTTTGGGGTGAGCGTGATTACTGCACTCGTGCTTCCGTTTGTCATGGGCAAGTGGACTCCGTTGCTGAGCCTCGGGCTCCTGCTGGCGATCTGGATCGTGACGACAGCCGTGGTCACGTTACGCGACCGGCTCTCTCATGTGACTGGCAATAGCCTTGCTGATCGCATGGGGGGTATCTCTTGTTCCTACTGGGGAATGCTTCTCGCGCACGTCGGGGTTGCGGTGTTTATCGTCGGGGTGACGATGGTGAAGGGGTATGAAACCGAAAGCGATGTGCGCATGAACGTTGGAGAGACGGCGATGATCGGAGGCTATACGTTCCGATTCGACGGAACCGAGGACGTGGTCGGACCCAACTATACGGCCGCCCGCGGCACCTTTCACGTCAGTCGCGATGGCCGTGATACGACGGTCTTGTATCCCGAAAAGCGTCGATATACTGTCCAGAATCAGGTGATGACCGAAGCCGCGATCGATCCGGGGCTCCTGCGCGACCTCTATGTCTCGCTTGGAGAACCGCTTGATGAGGGGGCTTGGAGCGTGCGGCTCTATCACAAACCGTTTGTCGATTGGATTTGGGGTGGGTGTTTCATTATGGCACTAGGGGGTGTTTTGGCTATCAGCGATCGTCGATATCGACTCGCATGGAGGAAAGAGAAGGAGCCCGAGGTTGCTCCAGTCACTCGAACGGCTAGGCGAAAAGTCGCATGA
- a CDS encoding CZB domain-containing protein has translation MSNIAEQIDKAVGAHGLWKTKLRQNIAGTLSLNPADVSVDNRCEFGKWLYGLSGSSAASDPHYKEVLDLHKAFHKAAAEVVTKVQVGDKAGAEASVGLHGEYTAASSRLTAKMVEWKRKAAKAA, from the coding sequence ATGTCAAACATCGCTGAGCAGATCGACAAGGCTGTTGGAGCCCATGGTCTCTGGAAAACGAAACTCAGGCAAAATATCGCGGGGACATTGTCACTGAATCCTGCAGACGTCAGTGTCGACAATCGATGTGAATTCGGCAAGTGGCTCTATGGCCTCTCCGGAAGCTCAGCGGCGTCTGACCCGCACTATAAAGAAGTTCTAGACTTGCACAAGGCCTTCCACAAAGCTGCTGCCGAGGTAGTGACCAAAGTGCAGGTTGGGGACAAAGCTGGCGCTGAGGCATCGGTCGGATTGCACGGTGAGTACACCGCCGCTTCCTCTCGACTGACTGCGAAAATGGTGGAGTGGAAGAGGAAAGCGGCCAAAGCGGCCTGA
- the ccmE gene encoding cytochrome c maturation protein CcmE has protein sequence MKPRHKRFVFIGLGLLALGVATMLVLNAFQKNLVFFFTPTMVANGEAPKGQSFRIGGMVEDGSLVRDGDGLTVHFVVTDTAKGVPVTYKGILPDLFKEGKGAVAQGQLGVDGTFVASEVLAKHDENYMPPEAAEALAKAKASGAQESKTLVVPESKKDSL, from the coding sequence ATGAAACCGCGGCATAAACGTTTTGTTTTTATTGGGTTAGGGTTGCTCGCCTTGGGGGTCGCAACCATGTTGGTGTTGAATGCATTTCAAAAGAATCTTGTGTTCTTTTTCACACCCACCATGGTGGCGAACGGCGAGGCTCCGAAAGGCCAAAGTTTCCGGATCGGAGGCATGGTCGAAGACGGCAGCCTCGTCCGCGATGGCGACGGACTGACCGTCCACTTCGTGGTGACGGATACGGCAAAGGGTGTGCCGGTGACCTATAAGGGAATTCTCCCGGACCTGTTCAAGGAAGGAAAAGGCGCTGTGGCGCAAGGGCAGTTGGGAGTCGACGGAACGTTTGTTGCCAGCGAAGTGTTGGCTAAGCACGATGAAAATTACATGCCGCCTGAAGCGGCGGAGGCGCTGGCGAAGGCCAAGGCTTCCGGTGCTCAAGAAAGCAAGACGCTCGTTGTCCCAGAAAGCAAGAAAGATTCACTATGA
- a CDS encoding cytochrome c-type biogenesis protein CcmH, which yields MIWLAFIIVLASGPGWAGEAQPLGDDPAVETRLKHLAVELRCLVCQNQTLADSNAPLAEDLRREVREMIVKDMTDQEIVDFLVERYGDFVLYRPPLKATTTLLWVGPFVLLAVGATVLVITLRRRAQKVVDAPVTDEEHRRVEQLLTEGGKHS from the coding sequence ATGATCTGGTTGGCATTCATCATCGTATTAGCCTCTGGGCCAGGTTGGGCCGGTGAGGCTCAACCTTTGGGGGACGACCCTGCTGTTGAGACTCGGCTCAAGCACCTTGCCGTGGAGCTTCGTTGCTTAGTCTGTCAAAATCAAACGCTCGCCGACTCGAATGCCCCGCTTGCTGAAGACTTGCGTCGAGAAGTTCGAGAAATGATCGTGAAGGATATGACGGATCAGGAGATCGTCGATTTTCTTGTAGAGCGGTACGGCGATTTCGTCCTCTACCGTCCGCCGCTCAAGGCAACGACGACGCTGCTCTGGGTGGGGCCATTTGTCTTATTGGCGGTGGGTGCGACGGTACTCGTCATCACGTTGCGGCGCCGTGCGCAAAAGGTGGTTGACGCGCCTGTCACGGATGAAGAGCACCGACGGGTCGAACAACTTTTGACAGAGGGAGGCAAGCACTCATGA
- a CDS encoding 4Fe-4S dicluster domain-containing protein, which translates to MALLITDECINCGACLPECPNEAIFETRSDAESKGNHVGDGQGVGDNIYVIAHDRCTECVGHYDEPQCAAVCPVDDCCISDPVYPEASDVLLEKAKQLNPDKPIDPAKVWSGVRN; encoded by the coding sequence ATGGCATTGCTGATTACCGACGAATGCATCAACTGTGGAGCTTGTCTGCCGGAATGCCCGAACGAGGCCATCTTCGAAACCCGCAGCGACGCGGAATCGAAGGGGAATCACGTGGGCGACGGTCAGGGAGTGGGAGACAATATCTACGTGATTGCCCACGATCGCTGCACTGAGTGTGTCGGCCATTATGACGAACCGCAATGTGCAGCAGTCTGTCCCGTCGATGATTGCTGCATTTCTGATCCCGTCTACCCTGAGGCGTCCGACGTCTTACTGGAAAAGGCGAAGCAACTCAACCCGGACAAGCCGATCGATCCGGCAAAAGTCTGGAGCGGCGTACGGAACTGA